A genomic stretch from Puntigrus tetrazona isolate hp1 chromosome 6, ASM1883169v1, whole genome shotgun sequence includes:
- the zswim2 gene encoding E3 ubiquitin-protein ligase ZSWIM2 has protein sequence MFRKTMWRKAASDAVSSHQHRALNTTVFILREFGPIGFLLKEDGDSKHYKVCLGDPHTCTCPTFQKDKDLCTHICWILMRKFRLPQDHEYCFQYGLVERQILELLQGLHVTKTTSPNDERSSEPSCPEPSEEDGSIRQKNIEKDDICPICQEELLLKKLPVTYCKFSCGNSIHISCMKVWADHQTKRDPRGLLKCPLCREDFGTFKQLIEQVKNAGELLTFYEKDCLDKHLGVMCNSCRVCPIIGKCFKCTDCSYFHLCEDCFGRTVHPQHCFMVRMKRGQPWQTAEPRASEDTQKMENNLMDSSSSSVSGVTCEIIPNYVMKSLPVVRVRNESRLLYPGVQCRICLSRFQLGQQVRTLPCKHKFHTGCIDPLLRESNCCPLDWHVIYNPLMWNPKSGRKERSLAPSSDAMSKRNDDRISEFFLPGIGLHVKRGGAPSRLRTVTSEPGYSSSSSVDSLSQGFQDICINSSHIETYTRMPNMKQNYTKEHHGSLSVGKAIVAQRRESFPNRPSAVNLNCLNVRSALAGTKNDQERLTVGINGPCSKSPAYGRIRPLRNDHLRQRPRPNRVDVKDLHLWMTNNPVKVIQK, from the exons ATGTTCCGGAAAACAATGTGGAGGAAAGCAGCGAGTGATGCGGTCAGCTCACATCAACATCGAGCCCTGAATACCACTGTTTTTATTCTCAGAGAGTTTGGACCGATTGGATTTCTCCTGAAAGAGGATGGAGACAGCAAACATTATAAA GTGTGTTTGGGCGATCCACACACGTGTACCTGCCCTACATTTCAGAAAGACAAGGATCTTTGTACACACATCTGCTG GATTTTAATGCGTAAATTTCGACTGCCACAAGATCATGAAT ACTGCTTTCAGTACGGTCTTGTGGAGAGACAGATCCTAGAGCTGTTACAAGGACTTCACGTGACCAAAACTACGTCTCCTAATGACGAGAGGAGCTCAGAGCCATCATGTCCTGAGCCTAGTGAGGAAGACGGAAGCATCAGGCAGAAAAACATTGAGAAAGATGATATATGTCCAATCTGTCAAGAAGaacttttactgaaaaaattgCCTGTAACCTATTGCAA gtTCAGTTGTGGAAACAGCATCCACATTTCCTGCATGAAGGTATGGGCTGATCATCAGACAAAAAGGGACCCACGTGGCTTGCTTAAGTGTCCACTCTGTAGGGAGGACTTTGGCACCTTTAAGCAGCTGATTGAACAG GTGAAAAATGCAGGTGAGCTGTTAACCTTCTATGAGAAGGACTGTCTGGACAAACATCTGGGTGTTATGTGCAACAGTTGCAGGGTTTGTCCAATCATTGGCAAATGTTTCAA ATGCACAGACTGCAGTTATTTCCATCTGTGTGAGGACTGCTTTGGGAGAACAGTGCATCCACAACATTGCTTCATGGTTCGAATG AAAAGAGGTCAGCCATGGCAGACAGCAGAACCTCGTGCCTCTGAAGACACGCAGAAAATGGAAAACAACTTAATGGATAGTAG CTCCAGCAGCGTATCTGGTGTGACGTGTGAGATCATCCCGAACTATGTGATGAAGAGTTTGCCAGTAGTGAGAGTTCGAAATGAGTCCAGACTGCTTTATCCAGGTGTTCAGTGTAGAATCTGCCTCTCAAGATTTCAACTGGGTCAGCAAGTCAGAACCCTTCCCTGCAAACACAAG TTCCATACAGGCTGTATTGATCCACTGCTCCGCGAGTCTAACTGCTGCCCGCTGGACTGGCATGTCATCTACAATCCTCTTATGTGGAATCCCAAAAGTGGCAGAAAAGAAAGATCTCTGGCTCCATCTAGTGATGCTATGAGCAAGCGTAACGATGATCGGATCTCAGAGTTCTTTCTACCAGGTATTGGTTTGCACGTAAAAAGAGGTGGTGCTCCATCTCGCTTGAGAACAGTAACATCTGAACCAGGGTATTCCAGTTCTTCCTCTGTGGATTCACTCAGTCAGGGATTTCAAGATATCTGCATCAATAGTTCCCACATAGAAACATATACCAGAATGCCCAACATGAAGCAGAATTATACGAAAGAACATCATGGAAGCCTGTCAGTGGGGAAGGCAATAGTTGCACAGAGGAGAGAATCTTTCCCAAATAGGCCTTCAGCTGTTAATCTGAATTGTTTAAACGTCCGGTCAGCTTTGGCCGGAACAAAGAATGACCAGGAAAGACTCACTGTGGGCATTAATGGGCCATGCAGCAAGAGTCCAGCTTACGGGAGAATTAGACCACTTAGGAATGATCACTTACGACAGAGACCAAGACCAAACAGGGTGGACGTGAAGGATCTTCATCTCTGGATGACAAACAATCCCGTCAAAGTTATACAAAAGTAA
- the LOC122347505 gene encoding protein FAM171B, which yields MPDLSGCVLLAALLIFCEDGYVRRAEGGVLASRSEEDNASDAQTSPLKGQGNATVPPSESLLTLKIWVKDASSQRFLKGALVGVFLNGSQIHSSQTLDNGEVTVTVPYHLGLTLTLVASMEGYVLTQLPWKTTKMPIYSVITLSLRPQTQGNIWLFDDTVLITRKASDLSFQPSVQFHKSLLKLSENTTISMLSAYLTAPTLPIEKDSHFFTLNLSGKGGYRNVKLNPLAMISAQLVSNGKEVDVKGPIQLKIPLPYNTHMRPSDSLPAWTFDMTIGTWVNKGLGTVQMDTNGLVWNYVAPQLGNWIAAPPPSSGYMGLASSVDFISYHTYLLVGILGGTLVIAIGFLSVIVFHCRDVNHEAGRKRWNSTRLTVLKKDQTTSTSSDEAQELFFHNGDRSYSLAARGIGHDASDSPRHQANYNIYVENVGRPAGNLYENIGAVGLESFRIPVSNLYVNSDEVAKLREKSEQNGAENVVFKDKLFHIYNQSVAIVPAPELFASQGQADPSGSRSATFPRNGMEHGAQTERNLKDSFTQTLPKVPQQDSDEQQALEGAQAIAANPGLWGRYSHLLESVSVPGTLNEAAGMGPFRGELQGISEQTLLELSKGKPSIHPPRAWFVSLDGKPAAQVRHSVIELQGRHRPGSSNDTSLDSGVDMNELQQPLRKSEEPSSSSMAKISGNQEQDLSSSEIGSPEDTSLRNTLEGSSAAIPNIPEDRDAGDTSSESKSTPPPRRLRKVRDKKPDKKTSRHMREERPQTKH from the exons ATGCCAGACCTTTCGGGGTGTGTGCTCCTCGCCGCGCTGCTGATTTTCTGCGAGGATGGGTACGTGAGGAGAGCGGAGGGTGGGGTGCTCGCCTCGCGGTCGGAGGAGGACAATGCCAGCGACGCGCAGACGTCCCCGCTCAAGGGACAGGGCAATGCGACGGTGCCTCCATCAG AGTCACTCCTGACCCTGAAGATTTGGGTTAAAGATGCATCTAGCCAGAGGTTCCTGAAAGGAGCTCTGGTGGGTGTGTTTTTGAATGGGTCCCAGATTCATTCCAGCCAGACTCTGGACAATGGGGAGGTCACGGTCACTGTCCCATACCACCTTGGCCTGACCCTGACTCTGGTGGCCAGCATGGAGGGTTATGTACTCACCCAGCTGCCTTGGAAAACCACCAAGATGCCCA TTTATTCTGTTATCACATTGTCCCTGCGCCCTCAAACACAAGGGAACATCTGGCTCTTTGATGATACTGTTCTGATAACTCGAAAAGCATCTG ATCTGTCATTTCAACCGAGTGTACAGTTTCACAAAAGCCTCCTCAAACTGTCCGAGAACACTACCATCTCCATGTTGTCAGCCTATCTGACAGCCCCAACCCTGCCTATAGAAAAAGACTCACATTTCTTTACTCTAAACCTGAGCGGTAAAGGAG GTTATAGGAATGTCAAGTTAAACCCCTTGGCTATGATCAGTGCCCAGTTAGTGTCTAATGGAAAAGAGGTTGACGTCAAAGGACCCATTCAGCTCAAAATACCACTTCCCTACAACACCCACATGCGACCGTCTGATTCACTGCCTGCGTGGACCTTCGACATGACCATAG GTACCTGGGTAAATAAAGGTTTAGGCACTGTTCAGATGGACACAAACGGCCTAGTCTGGAATTACGTAGCACCTCAACTTGGTAATTGGATTGCTGCACCACCACCATCGTCAG GTTATATGGGGCTCGCAAGCTCAGTGGATTTCATTTCCTACCACACATACCTTCTTGTGGGTATCTTGGGAGGAACTCTTGTGATAGCCATTGGATTTTTATCTGTGATTGTATTTCACTGCAG AGATGTAAACCATGAGGCTGGAAGAAAGCGATGGAATTCCACCAGGCTAACTGTACTGAAGAAAGACCAGACCACTTCCACCAGCTCTGATGAGGCTCAAGAGCTTTTCTTTCATAATGGGGACCGGTCTTACTCTCTAGCTGCAAGAGGCATCGGCCACGATGCATCTGATTCTCCACGACACCAAGCCAACTACAACATTTATGTGGAAAATGTTGGCCGACCAGCTGGCAATCTTTATGAGAATATTGGGGCTGTGGGATTAGAAAGCTTCAGAATCCCAGTGTCTAATCTCTATGTTAATAGTGATGAAGTTGCAAAGCTAAGGGAAAAATCTGAACAGAATGGCGCGGAGAATGTAGTTTTCAAAGACAAGCTGTTCCACATTTATAACCAGTCGGTGGCAATTGTACCGGCCCCAGAGTTGTTCGCTTCCCAGGGACAAGCTGACCCATCTGGAAGTAGATCTGCCACTTTCCCACGGAATGGCATGGAGCATGGTGCTCAGACAGAGCGTAACTTAAAAGACAGTTTCACTCAGACATTACCTAAAGTTCCCCAGCAGGACAGCGATGAGCAACAGGCTCTTGAAGGAGCACAAGCCATTGCTGCAAACCCAGGGTTATGGGGCCGCTACAGTCATCTCCTGGAATCTGTATCTGTCCCAGGAACTTTGAACGAAGCAGCTGGAATGGGACCTTTCCGAGGAGAACTCCAGGGAATATCAGAGCAAACCTTGCTGGAACTCTCCAAAGGTAAGCCGTCCATTCACCCGCCCCGGGCATGGTTTGTGTCTCTTGATGGTAAACCAGCTGCCCAGGTTCGTCACTCTGTGATTGAGCTTCAGGGTAGACATCGTCCAGGCAGCAGCAATGACACAAGCTTGGACTCTGGAGTGGACATGAATGAGCTGCAGCAGCCTCTGCGGAAAAGTGAGGAACCTTCAAGCTCCAGCATGGCTAAAATAAGTGGAAATCAAGAGCAGGACTTGAGCAGCAGTGAAATTGGGAGTCCAGAGGACACATCCCTTAGGAACACCCTGGAAGGCAGCAGTGCAGCCATTCCCAACATCCCAGAGGACAGGGATGCAGGGGACACCTCTAGTGAGTCCAAATCTACCCCTCCACCACGGAGACTGCGGAAGGTTCGAGACAAGAAGCCTGACAAGAAGACATCTCGACACATGAGGGAGGAGAGACCCCAAACGAAGCACTAA